The Streptomyces sp. NBC_01255 genome window below encodes:
- a CDS encoding TetR/AcrR family transcriptional regulator: MTGAATPAYRRLSVEERRGQLLDAALGLFAHRTPEDVSLDDVAEAAGVSRPLVYRYFPGGKQQLYEAALRSSADALNRCFSEPPVGAPTERLGRVLDRYLTFVDEHDAGFSALLRGGSVAETSRTTAIVDEVRRAAAEQILVHLGAARPGPRLSMLVRTWIAAVEAASLIWLDEEKQPPARELREWLVDHLVALLAATTASDEETAAVVGRLLAQETPEGPVATLARKVIPVVGEAAHLL; this comes from the coding sequence ATGACAGGCGCCGCCACACCCGCGTACCGCAGGCTCAGTGTCGAGGAGCGGCGCGGGCAGCTCCTCGACGCCGCCCTGGGGCTCTTCGCCCACCGGACGCCCGAGGACGTCTCGCTCGACGACGTCGCCGAGGCCGCCGGCGTCTCGCGGCCCCTCGTCTACCGCTACTTCCCCGGCGGCAAGCAGCAGTTGTACGAGGCCGCCCTGCGGTCCTCGGCCGACGCCCTGAACCGCTGCTTCAGCGAGCCCCCGGTCGGGGCGCCGACCGAGCGGCTCGGCCGGGTGCTCGACCGGTATCTGACCTTCGTCGACGAGCACGACGCCGGGTTCAGCGCCCTGCTGCGGGGCGGCAGCGTCGCCGAGACCTCCCGGACCACCGCGATCGTGGACGAGGTCCGGCGGGCCGCCGCCGAGCAGATCCTCGTCCACCTCGGGGCGGCACGGCCGGGCCCCCGGCTCTCCATGCTGGTGCGGACGTGGATCGCGGCCGTGGAGGCCGCCTCGCTCATCTGGCTCGACGAGGAGAAGCAGCCCCCGGCGCGCGAACTGCGGGAGTGGCTGGTCGACCATCTCGTCGCCCTCCTCGCGGCGACCACGGCCAGCGACGAGGAGACGGCGGCGGTCGTCGGCCGGCTCCTCGCGCAGGAGACGCCGGAGGGGCCGGTGGCGACGCTCGCCCGCAAGGTCATCCCGGTGGTGGGCGAGGCGGCCCACCTGCTGTGA
- a CDS encoding styrene monooxygenase/indole monooxygenase family protein: MRKILIVGAGQSGLQLALGLQTQGYEVTLMSNRTADEIRAGRVMSTQCMFDTALQHERDLGLNFWESQAPRIEGLGVSVAAPDAGRAIDWVGRLDGYAQSVDQRVKMAGWMETFAQRGGQLVIHGAAVGDLDYFSRNYDLVLVAAGKGELVSMFGRDASRSPYAEPQRALAVAYVHGLGPRPEHPDFDAVRCNLVPGVGELFVMPTLTTGGRADILFWEGIPGGPLDVFQGIKDPSEHLALTLELMEKFTPWEYARATKVELTDAGGTLAGRYAPTVRNPIGRLPGGGLVLGVADVVVANDPITGQGSNSASKCAAAYLAAIVEHGDKPFDEAWMQSAFDRYWDTAQHVTKWTNAMLGVPPEHVLNLIGAAGQLQPAADRFANGFNDPADFENFFFDPEKTNAYLASLSGS; this comes from the coding sequence GGTCTGCAGCTCGCCCTCGGACTTCAGACGCAGGGGTACGAGGTCACCCTCATGTCGAACCGGACGGCGGACGAGATCCGCGCCGGGCGCGTCATGTCCACGCAGTGCATGTTCGACACGGCCCTCCAGCACGAGCGGGACCTCGGCCTCAACTTCTGGGAGTCCCAGGCCCCCCGGATCGAGGGCCTCGGCGTCTCCGTCGCCGCCCCCGACGCCGGCCGGGCGATCGACTGGGTCGGCAGGCTCGACGGCTACGCGCAGTCCGTCGACCAGCGCGTGAAGATGGCCGGCTGGATGGAGACCTTCGCCCAGCGCGGCGGCCAGCTCGTCATACACGGCGCGGCCGTCGGCGACCTGGACTACTTCTCCCGCAACTACGACCTGGTGCTCGTCGCCGCGGGCAAGGGCGAGCTGGTCTCCATGTTCGGCCGGGACGCGTCCCGTTCGCCGTACGCGGAGCCGCAGCGGGCGCTGGCCGTCGCGTACGTCCACGGTCTCGGCCCGCGCCCGGAGCACCCGGACTTCGACGCGGTCCGCTGCAACCTGGTCCCGGGCGTCGGCGAGCTCTTCGTCATGCCGACCCTGACGACCGGCGGCCGCGCCGACATCCTCTTCTGGGAGGGGATCCCCGGCGGCCCGCTCGACGTCTTCCAGGGCATCAAGGACCCGTCGGAGCACCTGGCGCTGACGCTGGAGCTGATGGAGAAGTTCACGCCCTGGGAGTACGCGCGGGCCACCAAGGTCGAGCTGACCGACGCGGGCGGCACCCTCGCCGGCCGGTACGCGCCGACCGTCCGCAACCCCATCGGCCGGCTGCCCGGCGGCGGCCTGGTCCTCGGTGTCGCCGACGTGGTCGTCGCCAACGACCCGATCACGGGCCAGGGCTCCAACTCGGCGTCCAAGTGCGCCGCCGCGTACCTCGCGGCGATCGTCGAGCACGGCGACAAGCCCTTCGACGAGGCCTGGATGCAGTCCGCCTTCGACCGTTACTGGGACACCGCGCAGCACGTCACCAAGTGGACGAACGCGATGCTGGGCGTCCCGCCGGAGCACGTCCTCAACCTGATCGGCGCGGCGGGCCAGCTCCAGCCGGCCGCCGACCGCTTCGCGAACGGCTTCAACGACCCTGCCGACTTCGAGAACTTCTTCTTCGACCCGGAGAAGACGAACGCGTACCTGGCGTCGCTCTCCGGAAGCTGA
- a CDS encoding mycothiol transferase — translation MKLFSILVHMLTETSRHAGRADILREQLDESAGATTQCATPHRDATFWEAQCAKIERAAKAAATTPDHAGSYDSML, via the coding sequence GTGAAGCTGTTCAGCATCCTGGTCCATATGCTCACCGAGACGAGCCGGCACGCTGGACGCGCCGACATCCTGCGCGAACAACTCGACGAGAGCGCAGGCGCAACAACCCAGTGCGCGACTCCACATCGCGACGCGACCTTCTGGGAAGCCCAGTGCGCGAAGATCGAGCGAGCCGCCAAAGCAGCCGCCACCACACCCGATCACGCTGGTTCCTACGACTCCATGTTGTGA
- a CDS encoding C40 family peptidase, which yields MSRRLLRTVCTAALAAATALTGVVPAAGARPADPPVDPSAEAPIAWADPAAEPVGPVDPEAEPVGPVDPEVDPTAGVDPEADPTEQVVPGSTDAPGAPDSPDSQLEPVDDAAALPPPGGDSVAGLLGRLRTLYRQAEEATERFNAAEEALKLQAADTKKVSARLTAARTDLDLGRAEAGRLAREQYQGKTEANSYLRVLFAQDPQSALDQGRLLARAARDRAGTVSRLEGAERRADALASASRKALDRQQSLAAAQRTRRDEVTAKLREVEKLLASLSPEQLTRLTELERVQTAGAQRELLDSGVLDGLRAPSRAGAAALRFAVGQIGKPYVWGAEGPESYDCSGLTQQAWAAAGREIPRTSQEQWATLPRVPLSELRPGDLVVYFPGATHVALYLGEGLVVQAPRPGGKVKVSPVAANPLLGAVRPDPGGQALETYAPPALPAGATDGGDEGYDRP from the coding sequence GTGTCGCGAAGGCTGCTGCGCACGGTGTGCACGGCGGCGCTGGCCGCTGCGACGGCCCTCACGGGGGTGGTCCCGGCGGCCGGCGCGAGGCCGGCGGACCCGCCCGTGGACCCCTCGGCGGAGGCCCCGATCGCCTGGGCGGACCCGGCGGCGGAACCGGTCGGACCGGTGGATCCGGAGGCGGAACCGGTCGGACCGGTGGATCCGGAGGTGGATCCGACCGCAGGGGTGGATCCGGAGGCGGATCCGACCGAACAGGTGGTCCCGGGCTCGACTGACGCCCCCGGCGCTCCCGACTCCCCTGACTCGCAGCTCGAACCCGTCGACGACGCCGCCGCTCTCCCACCGCCCGGCGGCGACTCCGTCGCCGGGCTCCTCGGCCGGCTGCGGACGCTCTACCGGCAGGCCGAGGAGGCCACCGAGCGGTTCAACGCCGCCGAGGAGGCGCTCAAGCTCCAGGCCGCCGACACCAAGAAGGTCTCGGCCCGGCTCACCGCCGCCCGGACCGACCTGGACCTGGGCCGGGCCGAGGCCGGGCGGCTCGCCAGGGAGCAGTACCAGGGCAAGACCGAGGCCAACTCCTACCTCCGGGTGCTCTTCGCGCAGGACCCCCAGTCGGCCCTGGACCAGGGGCGCCTGCTGGCCCGCGCGGCCCGCGACCGGGCCGGCACCGTCTCGCGGCTCGAAGGCGCCGAGCGGCGCGCCGACGCGCTCGCGAGCGCGTCCCGCAAGGCCCTCGACCGGCAGCAGTCCCTCGCCGCCGCGCAACGCACCCGGCGCGACGAGGTGACGGCGAAGCTGCGCGAGGTCGAGAAGCTGCTCGCGTCCCTCTCGCCCGAGCAGCTCACCCGGCTCACCGAACTGGAGCGCGTCCAGACCGCGGGCGCCCAGCGCGAACTCCTCGACTCCGGCGTCCTGGACGGCCTCCGCGCCCCGTCCCGTGCGGGCGCCGCGGCCCTGCGCTTCGCCGTGGGACAGATCGGCAAGCCGTACGTGTGGGGGGCCGAGGGCCCGGAGTCGTACGACTGCTCGGGGCTGACCCAGCAGGCGTGGGCGGCGGCGGGGCGGGAGATCCCGCGGACGAGCCAGGAGCAGTGGGCGACGCTGCCCCGGGTGCCGCTGTCCGAGCTCCGCCCGGGCGACCTGGTGGTGTACTTCCCGGGCGCCACCCATGTGGCGCTCTATCTCGGCGAGGGGCTGGTGGTGCAGGCCCCGCGGCCCGGCGGGAAGGTGAAGGTCTCCCCCGTCGCGGCGAACCCGCTGCTCGGGGCGGTCCGCCCCGATCCGGGCGGGCAGGCCCTGGAGACGTACGCGCCGCCGGCGCTTCCGGCGGGGGCCACGGACGGCGGGGACGAGGGGTACGACCGGCCGTGA
- a CDS encoding DUF6584 family protein, whose product MPLSNTLARVDADLAAGRVPMARQRLRGLVASFPYDLTLRRRLAEVYRLYGDAAEAGRWMYLEEDRDADETAAFEARYGSPGWRMKALAWRGPEALAATAVAEERLVAVRTACAEELGHPVDWDDPESYEEEGERYEVPAAPLSIGEILVGIGCVVGFLAFMTVWVLGVISLFG is encoded by the coding sequence ATGCCCCTCTCGAACACCCTGGCCCGCGTGGACGCGGACCTGGCCGCCGGCCGCGTGCCGATGGCACGCCAGCGCCTGCGCGGCCTCGTCGCGTCCTTCCCGTACGACCTGACCCTCCGCCGCCGCCTGGCCGAGGTGTACCGGCTGTACGGCGACGCGGCGGAGGCGGGGCGCTGGATGTACCTCGAAGAGGACCGGGACGCGGACGAGACCGCCGCCTTCGAGGCGCGGTACGGGTCTCCCGGGTGGCGCATGAAGGCCCTCGCGTGGCGCGGCCCCGAGGCCCTGGCCGCCACCGCCGTGGCCGAGGAGCGGCTGGTGGCGGTGCGGACGGCCTGCGCCGAGGAGCTGGGGCACCCGGTCGACTGGGACGACCCGGAGTCCTACGAGGAGGAGGGCGAGCGGTACGAGGTGCCCGCCGCGCCGCTGTCGATCGGCGAGATCCTCGTGGGCATCGGCTGTGTCGTGGGGTTCCTCGCCTTCATGACGGTCTGGGTGCTCGGCGTCATCTCCCTCTTCGGCTGA